In Terriglobia bacterium, a single window of DNA contains:
- a CDS encoding four helix bundle protein translates to MDPLSSVCANLNKPDKPVLNHHFVHERASDRFGWHHKCSPQLMASNLTANTLKDRLVRFAVDIVRLTGQLPQNAKAKHIGNQILRSGTAAATNYGEARAAESRADFIHKLKICIKELNETAIWLKILQASVAVNSDFVRRLVAENTELCRILVASVKTARRNSSANPMRPKAKDGPVEN, encoded by the coding sequence TTGGATCCGCTCAGTTCCGTGTGCGCAAACCTCAACAAGCCAGATAAACCAGTACTGAATCATCATTTTGTCCACGAAAGAGCATCCGACCGTTTCGGCTGGCACCACAAGTGCTCTCCGCAGCTCATGGCGTCGAACCTCACAGCCAACACGTTGAAAGATCGTCTTGTTCGGTTCGCGGTGGATATCGTGAGACTCACTGGGCAGTTGCCGCAAAACGCAAAGGCTAAGCATATAGGAAATCAGATTCTGCGGTCAGGGACGGCGGCCGCGACCAATTATGGGGAAGCTCGGGCGGCAGAAAGCCGGGCGGATTTTATTCACAAACTCAAAATTTGCATCAAAGAGCTGAACGAAACGGCGATCTGGCTGAAAATCCTTCAAGCAAGTGTCGCGGTTAATTCGGATTTTGTGAGGCGATTAGTCGCGGAGAATACGGAGTTGTGCAGGATTCTCGTCGCGTCGGTTAAGACGGCGAGAAGAAACAGCTCGGCAAACCCGATGAGACCAAAGGCAAAGGACGGGCCGGTTGAGAATTGA
- a CDS encoding fibronectin type III domain-containing protein translates to MTEKMKKIKPAEDYGSMKDADVQTLGETVAANLTNNSSLPAPTVDPKVLKADADNFGAAIVAAQDGGKKAVAQKNKARKVVVKDLRLIGRYVEEIADGDMAIFSSSGLTPTSGVRTLQVVLSSNFRSVDHGKLSGQIVIRLKAISGALSYELRFAPETNGAPGTWTSQIVTGVKTPVTLSSLTPGTVYAFQARAMDKAGYSDWSNSVTMMCT, encoded by the coding sequence ATGACAGAGAAAATGAAGAAGATCAAACCTGCCGAGGACTATGGCTCCATGAAAGACGCGGATGTCCAGACGCTCGGCGAAACGGTGGCGGCGAATTTGACGAACAACTCGAGTTTGCCCGCTCCGACCGTCGATCCGAAAGTGCTCAAGGCTGACGCCGATAACTTCGGCGCGGCTATTGTTGCGGCCCAGGACGGCGGGAAGAAGGCCGTTGCTCAGAAGAATAAGGCCCGAAAGGTCGTCGTGAAAGACCTGCGGCTGATCGGGCGCTATGTCGAGGAGATCGCTGATGGCGACATGGCGATCTTTTCGTCCAGCGGCCTGACTCCGACTTCGGGCGTCCGAACGCTCCAAGTCGTCTTGTCCTCGAATTTCCGCAGTGTCGATCACGGCAAGCTTAGCGGACAAATCGTAATTCGGCTGAAAGCCATTTCAGGCGCGCTGAGTTATGAACTCCGTTTCGCCCCGGAGACAAACGGAGCGCCGGGGACATGGACTAGCCAGATCGTGACGGGCGTGAAAACGCCGGTGACGTTATCCAGTCTGACGCCAGGCACGGTTTACGCGTTTCAGGCGCGTGCCATGGACAAGGCCGGATATTCCGACTGGAGCAACTCCGTCACAATGATGTGCACGTAG
- a CDS encoding TolC family protein, with amino-acid sequence MRVFVRSAVLLCTLLLSPFAQAQVNKETRDTSVPQNVRGSVTQGNPTPETIPLSISDAIDRALKFNLGALIAQQETREATADRLRALSDLLPKISVTAGDTVEQIDLAAFGFTGFPGINTIVGPFNVFDARAHYSQPALDLRLKHDLHSQSEKVTAAGLAQQDVRELVVLVATDLYLEAVGSASRVEAVQAQLKTAQAVYDRAVNLKDSGVIPAIDLLRAQVQLREQQQRLLAAQNDLAKEKLNLARAIGLPQGQSFTQSDTFLTTTAAIPPLDQALSSALDSRPDYRRAAALVRAADETLKSANARKLPSVGFYADYGDIGERPTASHGTMTVQGTLFVPIYTGGRTQAEILDSRAKLDERKAEEGNLRGRIEYELRTADLDIRTAAAQVQVAGQARDLAQQQLAQAQDRFSAGVANGLEVTQAQESVATADENYISSLFNLNVAEASLARAMGTAEKSIKSFFGGK; translated from the coding sequence ATGAGAGTTTTCGTCCGATCTGCAGTTCTGCTGTGCACTCTCTTGCTTTCTCCATTCGCGCAGGCCCAGGTTAACAAGGAGACACGCGACACCTCGGTCCCCCAGAACGTGCGCGGCAGCGTGACTCAGGGCAATCCCACTCCGGAAACGATTCCGCTCTCGATCTCGGACGCCATCGACCGGGCGCTGAAATTCAACCTCGGCGCGCTGATTGCTCAACAGGAAACGCGGGAAGCGACAGCTGACCGGCTGCGTGCTCTCTCGGACTTGCTGCCGAAAATCAGTGTGACGGCCGGCGACACCGTAGAACAGATCGACTTGGCGGCTTTCGGCTTCACCGGCTTTCCCGGTATCAACACGATTGTCGGGCCATTTAACGTATTCGATGCGCGCGCGCATTACTCGCAGCCGGCGCTCGATCTGCGTTTGAAGCACGACCTGCATTCGCAGTCCGAAAAAGTCACGGCCGCCGGCCTTGCCCAGCAGGATGTGCGGGAGTTGGTCGTCCTGGTCGCCACCGATTTGTATCTGGAGGCCGTAGGCAGCGCCAGCCGTGTCGAGGCGGTACAGGCGCAATTAAAGACTGCGCAGGCCGTCTATGACAGAGCCGTGAACCTGAAGGACAGCGGCGTGATTCCCGCCATCGATCTGCTCCGGGCCCAGGTCCAGCTGCGCGAGCAGCAACAGCGTCTGCTGGCCGCACAGAACGATCTGGCGAAGGAAAAACTCAACCTGGCCCGCGCGATCGGTTTACCGCAGGGGCAATCCTTTACGCAGAGCGACACCTTTTTAACGACGACAGCCGCGATTCCTCCACTGGATCAGGCCCTGAGTTCGGCACTGGATTCGAGGCCGGACTACCGGCGTGCCGCCGCGCTCGTCCGTGCTGCCGACGAAACGCTCAAATCCGCGAACGCACGGAAGCTTCCGTCGGTGGGCTTCTATGCGGATTACGGAGACATCGGCGAGCGTCCTACGGCATCCCACGGCACAATGACCGTTCAAGGAACGCTTTTCGTGCCGATCTATACCGGAGGCCGCACTCAGGCCGAGATCCTGGACTCGCGGGCGAAGCTCGACGAACGGAAGGCCGAAGAAGGGAACCTTCGGGGACGCATCGAATACGAATTGCGCACTGCGGACCTCGATATCCGGACCGCCGCCGCCCAGGTTCAAGTGGCCGGGCAGGCCCGCGACCTCGCGCAGCAGCAACTTGCGCAGGCGCAGGATCGTTTCTCTGCGGGCGTCGCCAACGGGCTCGAGGTGACACAGGCGCAGGAATCCGTCGCCACCGCCGACGAGAACTACATATCGAGTCTTTTTAACCTGAATGTGGCCGAAGCTTCGCTCGCTCGCGCGATGGGAACGGCCGAAAAGTCCATCAAATCGTTTTTTGGAGGCAAGTAA
- a CDS encoding TetR/AcrR family transcriptional regulator — protein MGTITKTKKDVVTEFRTAGILEAARSVFAMKGFSEATVDDIANAAGVAKGTVYLYYRSKRDIYFAALKFGVGQMYAALDEQLKAESTPQGKLRALIAVKLGYFDENRDFFKIYYSELGNLCIHPGAIDPEFTTLYLDQAKVIESILKEGTRRKVLRGLRAEQAAFAISDVIRGVVTQRVMGWSKSKLSQDVDFIFDLIWKGIAA, from the coding sequence ATGGGTACTATCACCAAAACCAAGAAAGACGTGGTCACCGAATTCCGGACGGCCGGAATCCTCGAAGCCGCGCGCAGCGTGTTCGCGATGAAGGGATTCAGCGAGGCGACGGTTGATGACATCGCCAATGCCGCGGGCGTCGCCAAGGGCACCGTCTACCTTTATTACCGTTCCAAGCGGGACATCTACTTCGCCGCGTTGAAGTTCGGCGTCGGGCAGATGTATGCAGCCCTCGACGAGCAGCTGAAGGCGGAATCCACTCCACAGGGCAAGCTGCGGGCGCTGATCGCCGTCAAGCTGGGCTACTTCGACGAGAACCGCGATTTCTTCAAGATCTATTACTCCGAACTGGGCAACCTCTGCATCCATCCCGGGGCGATCGATCCTGAATTCACGACGCTTTATCTCGATCAGGCGAAGGTCATCGAATCCATCCTGAAGGAAGGGACGCGCCGGAAGGTTCTTCGCGGTCTGCGCGCGGAGCAGGCGGCCTTCGCCATTTCCGACGTGATCCGCGGTGTGGTGACGCAGCGTGTCATGGGCTGGTCGAAATCCAAACTCAGCCAGGATGTCGACTTCATTTTTGATCTGATCTGGAAAGGAATTGCCGCTTAA